The Gammaproteobacteria bacterium genomic sequence CGAGGAACTGGCCAGCGTCAGTAAAGGCACACGAAACGCCGGGCTGCTGGCACTGCTAACCGTGCTGATAATTCTCTACGCCGGTTTGCGGTCCACCGGGATGGTGTTCGCAGTGCTGACTACGCTGATCGGCGGGCTGTTGGCAACAGCAGCTTTTGCAGCCGCAGCCGTCGGCGCGCTGAACCTGATCTCGATAGCCTTTGCCGTGCTGTACGTCGGCCTGGGGGTCGACTTTGCCATTCACTATTGCCTGCGCTATCGCGAGGCGTGCGGTAACGGTGCCGACCGGCAGACTGCATTGATCGAAAGCTCTGGCGATGTGGGAACTTCGCTCGTGCTATGCGCGCTCACCACATCGATCGGGTTCTTTGCGTTTTTCCCGACGACCTTTCGTGGCGTTTCCGAACTGGGAATTATTTCGGGCATCGGGATGTATATCAGCCTGCTGCTATCGCTGACACTGTTGCCGGCGTTGTTGCGTGTCCTGCCTTCGCCGGCCGCCGGGAAGTCGGGCAGCGGTGCAGTTGCCGTGATCGAAAACCTGAGTCGCAAACGCTGGTTATTGCCGGTGGCTGCGCTGGCGTCCGCGGCGGCGGTGGCAACGCTGCCGTTGATGACTTTCGACAGCGACCCGCTGAACCTGCGTGATCCGGCCAGCGAATCAGTGGCAACCTTTCGCGAATTGCTGGATGACCCGTTGTACTCGCCACGCACGTTGTCGCTGGTGGCGGTCGATGCCGAAGTGGCACAAGGCATCCGGCAGCAGGCGATGCGGCTGTCCGCGGTGACGCAGGTCAGGTCGATCGACGATTTCGTGCCTGGCAGGCAGCCACAGAAGCTGCAGGTTATCGAAGACATTGCCTGGCTGGTCGGGCCGGACCTGCAGCCAGTTGCTGTCAGTCATGCAGATGATGGCCGCACCCGGGCCGCTATCGGGCGCCTGATGCAGGCGCTGGCCGGGCGCGACGGGCCGGCGCAGCGATTGCGTGAAGCGCTGGCGCAGGTCGATGTGCAGCAGTTTCCCGTGCTCGATGCGATGCTGACCGGTTCGTTGCCACGGCGCTTACAGGCGCTGGATGATGGCCTTGCCGCGGAGCGTGTCAGCCTGGAAACGCTGCCGGAGCAGCTGCGCGAGCGCTGGGTTAGCGCGGATGGCCGTCAACGTATCGAACTGCGCAGCGACCGGCCACCGGCAGAATTTGTTAAAGCCGTGCGCACGGTGTTGCCACAGGCAACAGGGTTGCCGGTGGTGCAGCTGGAGGCCGGCAGCGCAGTAGTTGGCGCGTTCAGGCAGGCCTTTGCTACCGCGCTAGTAGTCATCGGCGTGATCCTGTTCATGTTGCTGCGCGACTGGCGCCAGGTGCTGGCTGTGTTGCTGCCGATGCTGGCAGCAGCTGCGTTTACCGTGGCGGCTATGGCGGGGGCCGGCCAGTCGTTTAACTTCGCCAACGTAATCGCCCTGCCGCTGTTGCTCGGAGTTGGTGTCGATAACGGTATACACATGGTTCATCGCTGGCGCAGCACCGGCGTAAACCTGTTGCGCAGCAGCACCACGCGGGCCATCCTGTTCAGCGCGCTGACGACCATCGCCAGTTTCGGTAATCTCGCCTTTTCAACACATCCCGGCAGCGCCAGTATGGGTAAAGTCCTCGCGACAGGCATGCTCTTTACGACTGTGAGCACCATAGTGCTGATCCCGGCCCTGCTGCACAGGTTACGGCGATGAATTCGCTGGTCACCGGCGCCACGGGTTTCATTGGTTCGGCAGTGGCACGTGCGCTGTTGACGGCAGGTCATCGCGTGCGGGTGATGATCCGTGCGACAAGTGACCGGCGCAATATCGACGGGCTGGACGTGGAAATAGTCGAGGCAGACCTGCTCGACCCGGATTCATTGCTGCACGCGGTGGTCGGGATGGATTATGTTTTCCATGTTGCTGCTGATTACCGTCTGTGGGTGCCGGACCCGGAGCAGCTTTACCGCATCAATGTAACCGGCACGCGGGCGTTGCTCGAGGCGGCGCGGCTGGCCGATGTGCAACGCGTGGTGTTTACCAGCAGCGTTGCGACGCTGGGATTGAACGCGGACGGCACGCCGGCGGACGAATCCACGCCGGTTTCCATCGATGACATGATCGGCCACTACAAGCGTTCAAAATTTCTCGGCGAAGAGCTGGCGCTGGAAGCGGCAGCAGCGGGGCTTGATGTAGTTATCGTCAACCCGTCCGCGCCGGTCGGGCCGCGTGATATCAAGCCAACCCCCACCGGCCAGATGATCATCGATGCGGCATCGGGCCGCATGCCGGTCTACGTCAATACCGGGCTGAATATCGTGCACGTCGACGACGTGGCCCATGGCCACCTGCTGGCAGCATCGGCGGGGTTGTCCGGCCGACGCTACATACTTGGCTGTGAGAACATGAGCCTGGCAGACATTATCGGCACCGTGGCGAAAATGGCAGGCAAAAGATCACCGAGGTTCAGGATTCCGGTCGCCGCCGTAATGCCGGTGGCCTATGTGGCCGAGGGTATTGCGCGGCTGACCGGTCGCGCGCCGGCGGTGACGGTCGACGGTGTCAGGCTGGCGCGCAAGCACATGTATTTTTCCAGCCAGCGCGCAGCGGATGAGCTGGGCTACCAGCCACGGCCGGCGCTGGATGCGTTGCGCGACGCGGTCGAGTGGTTCCGGCTGAACGGGTACCTGCATTGAGCCAGGCAACCGCACGTGCGCATCCCAACATCGCCCTGGTCAAGTACTGGGGCAAGCGTGATGTCGATCTGAACCTGCCGGCAGTCGGCTCGATCTCGGTCACCCTGGACAGCCTTTGCACAACGACGACCGTGCGCTTCGATGCCGGGCTCGATCAGGATGAATTCCGGCTCGATGGTGTGTGTGACGATGCAGCAACGAAACGCGTGTCGGCCTGTCTTGACCTGTTGCGCGGTCTGGCTGGCAATACCATGCGGGCAGAAATTTCCAGCACAAACAATTTTCCAACGGCAGCCGGGCTGGCATCGTCGGCATCGGGTTTTGCCGCTCTGGTTACGGCCGCTGCCGCTGCGCTGGGGCTGGAGCTGCGACGGGAAAAATTATCGGAGTTGGCACGACGTGGATCGGGATCTGCGGCGCGCTCACTGTTTGGCGGTTTTGTCGAGCTGCATCATGGCGATCAGGCCGACGGCAGCGACTGTGTCGCCGAGCCCCTGCTCGATGCGGGCGACTGGCCATTGGCGGTTACCGTCGGTGTAATCTCGCGGGCCGCCAAGGGGACAGGTTCGACCGACGGCATGGAGCTGACCCGTCACACCTCTCCTTATTACAGGCAATGGGTGGACGGGCAGGCCGGGGACCTGGCCGCGGCACGCACAGCCATCGAGCAGCGGGATTTTGCCCGGCTGGCCGATATCAGTGAATACAGCTGCCTGAAGATGCACGCGCTGGCGCTGGCGGCGCAGCCAGGTCTGCTCTACTGGCATCCGGCCACGGTGGCCGGCATCCACCGCGTTCGCGAGCTGCGCCGCAAGGGCCATGCGGTGTTTTTCACCATCGACGCCGGGCCGCAATTGAAAGTCATATCGCTGCCCGACGAAGTCGACACGGTAAGCTCAGCGTTGCGCGACCTCGACGGTGTCGTCGACGTGTTGCATACCGGCCTGGGTGCGGGGGCACAGGTTATTGACTGAAACGGTTGCCAGTGCGCCCGGCAAGCTGATACTGCTCGGCGAGTACGCCGTGTTGGAAGGCGCCCCTGCCGTTGTGCTGGCAGTAGACCGTCATGCACGCGTTACGGTAAAGCACGGCGTCAGTCGTAACCGGATCGATGCGCCGCAGGCCGGCGCCACGGATATCGGTTTCAAAGTAACTGAAAATGGCACCGAGTTTGCCACGGCAGATCCGGCGCTGAGCGAACGGCTTGCGCTGGTGGGTACCGTGCTGGCAGCCGCGCGCCCCGCGTCTTCGCTGCATATTGTTACTGACACATCGGATTTTTATGACCACGGCGCAAAGATGGGTTTTGGCTCCAGCGCGGCACTGACCGTGGCGGCTTATGCAGCTCTGACGGCAAGGCGTCCGTCACTTGACCGCGTCGTGGAGCTGCATCGCGCTGCGCAGCACGGTCGCGGCAGTGGTTGCGATGTTGCTGCGAGCCTCAATGGCGGGGTGCAGGCTTACCGTATTCGTGATGCGGTCGAGACGATGGCGCTGCAATTGCCCGCCGACCTGCACTGGCGGTGTGTCTGGACAGGCAAGTCTGCCTCGACAACCAGCTTCATCCGCGGACTGGAGCAGGCCGAGCATCGCCGCGCGGCGATGGCAGCCCTGACCGACAGCGCGCGCGCGCGGGTGGCGGAGCTCGGTGATACTGCGCAGTCCTGGGTGCATGCGATACAGGAGTTCACGATTGATCTGCAGCATTTTGCACGGCAAACGGCGCTCCCGGTATTCGCTGGCGGGCATGAAGAGCTGATGGCCATCGGCGCCAGAGTTGGCGTGGTCTACAAGCCCAGCGGCGCGGGCGGCGGGGATATTGGCGTGGCGCTGAGCACGGACGGCGCGGCGATGGCCGCGTTCTCGGCCGCGCTGGACGGTGCCGGTGCACGTTTGCTGGACCCGGGCCTGGACCGGAACGGGCTGACGCTGGGCTGACTTCAGCTATCATTATCCCGAGCGCGCCGAACGGTGCGAACACGATGAACCGGACAGAACATGAACGAACCCCAGCCAGCCCTGCAGCCTGACCCGCCTGCCGCCCCCGTTTCGGGAGCCGACGTGGCGCTGCAGGACGAGCTGCTGCCCGGCGTGTCACGCACCTTTGCACTTACCATTCCGCAGCTGCCTGAAAAGCTGCGGGTACCGGTCACCAATGCCTATTTGCTGTGCCGCATTGCCGACACCATCGAGGATGAGCCGGCGCTGAGCCCGCAGCAGAAGCGTCACTTTCACGCTCGCTTTGTCGCCGCCATGCGTGGTGACGAATCGGCATCGCAATTTGCCGGCGAGCTCCATCCGTTGCTGTCAGCCGCAACCATTGACGCTGAGCGCGAACTTATCCTGCACTCGCCACAGGTGTTGCACACAACACGCGCATTGCCGCCGCGCCAGCGTGCGGCGCTGGAACGCTGCGTCGCGATCATGTGCGAGGGAATGCCGCAATTCCAGCACGAGCAAAAGCAGGATGGTCTCGCCAGTCTGCGCGAGATGGAACGCTATTGTTACTTTGTTGCCGGCGTGGTTGGCGAAATGCTTACCGAGTTGTTCTGTGACTACTCGGACGACATCGAGCTGCGGCGCGAAGAGTTGATGAGCCTGGCGGTCGCATTCGGCCAGGGCCTGCAGATGACAAACATACTCAAGGACATCTGGGAAGATCGTGACCGCAATGCCTGCTGGTTGCCGCGTGATGTGTTCGACGAGGCCGGTGTCGACATCAGCGACATGGATGACGCCGAAGCCGGTTCATTCGGCGAGGCAATAAACGAGCTCATCGGTGTCGCTCACGGTTGCCTGCGCAACGCACTGCAATATACCCAGCTGATTCCGTCGGCGGAGACCGGTATACGCCGATTCTGCCTGTGGGCTATCGGTATGGCCGTTCTCACGCTTCGAAAGATTCATCGCAATCCGGGCTTCAGTGCAGGGCAGGAGGTAAAAATCTCGCGCCGGGCGGTCAGGACGACTATATTGACCACGAACCTGGCGGTTCGCAGCAACGCCGCACTGAATATGGCCTTTGATCTGGCGGCCCGGGGCCTGCCGCTGGCCGATCGGGAGCGCTACGAGGCACTGACCGGCGGCTGATCTATCCTGCGCCGGATGCATCGGCGCCCACGAATCGCCATAATAGCCGGCTGTTCCTGCTGCCGCCGGCAGCAACAAGGTCTGTCGAGGAGGCGATATGCAGACATCGCGGATTCCCCGCTTTTACAAGATGTCCGTCCCGGAAAGGGTGCGGGCAGTGCGTGACGTCGGGGTGCTCAATCGCGAGGACTATCGCGCGCTCTCCAGTGGCGACCACCTGCTGACGGTCAACCGTGCCGACAAGATGATCGAGAATGTCATCGGTGTCATGGGGTTGCCGGTCGGGCTGGGCCTTAACTTTGTCATCAACGGCAAGGAATACGTCGTGCCGCTGGTGGTCGAGGAACCGTCCATCGTCGCCGCGCTGAGCTCAGCGGCCAAGCTGGTCCGGCAATCCGGTGGTTTTGAGGTCGAGAGCACCGATCCGATACTGATCGGGCAGATCCAGGTAGTCGACCTGCAGCATCCGGCACGTGCCCGCCAGGCACTGCTCGACAACAAGCAGGAAATACTAAACCTCGCCAACAGCCTGCACCCGAACATGGTTGCGCGTGGCGGCGGCGCCAAGGATATGGAAGTTGTCATCCATGCCGGCGCCAGCGAGCAGCTCGGCGACATGGTGGTCGCGCATCTGCTGGTCGATACCCGCGATGCGATGGGCGCCAACCTGGTCAACACCATGTGCGAGGGCGTTGCCTCGCTGGTGGAAAAAATTACTGGCGGTCAGGTGTTCCTGCGCATTCTGTCCAACCTTGCCGATCGTTCGCTGGTAAAAGGCTATTGCAGCATTCCGGTCGAAAATCTCAGCGGCAAGGGTTTTGACGGCGAACAGGTGCGTGACGGCATCATCCTGGCCAGCGAATTTGCTGCTGCCGACCCTTACCGTGCAGCAACACATAATAAAGGTGTCATGAACGGTATCGATGCAGTGGCGCTGGCAACCGGCAATGACTGGCGCGCGATCGAGGCCGGGGCACATGCCTACGCTGCGCGCGGCACGCATTACGCATCGTTGTCTCGCTGGAGTCGCGGCGAAGATGGCGCCTTGCTGGGGCAGATCGAAATTCCTCTGAAGGTCGGCATTGTTGGCGGGCCGCTGGAATCCAATCCCACGGTGGCGATGAACATGCGCATGCTCAACGTGCAGGGTGCACGCGAACTTGCCGAGGTAATGGGCGCAGTTGGCCTGGCACAGAACTTCTCGGCCCTGCGCGCGCTGGCAACAGAAGGAATTCAGGCCGGACACATGACGCTGCATGCACGCAGCGTGGCCACCGCGGCCGGTGCTCCACCTGAAGCCTTCGACACCGTGGTCGAGCGGCTGATCGAAAGCGGCACCATCAAGATATGGAAGGCCCGCGAGCTGGTCGACCAGGTTGCGAACCAATCGATCCCGGGTGACAACTCCGGTTTTCAGCAGGTCGAGGCGAAAGACGCCAAGGCCGGCAACGGCAAGATAATCTTTCTTGGCGAACATTCGGTGGTTTATGGCCGCCACGCCATCGCCGCACCGGTCGAGTTGGCAGTGCAGGCGCGGGTGCATGATTGCGACGATGGTGTGCACCTGGTGGTGCCGCGCTGGGGCGTGGAATATCGCATGCACCAGGAAGCTGACAAGCGTCGCTCATTCGAAAAGCCGGCCGGTCTTATCCTCGACAAACTGGGGCTCAGCGGCCAGGCAATGCGTATCGAGGTATATCCCAACGTTCCGCGGGCGATGGGGCTGGGTGGTTCCGCTGCAACGGCG encodes the following:
- a CDS encoding MMPL family transporter gives rise to the protein MNPQLSHGPIARVVRAWVSLVVRFAWAVVISSVVLLVSLGWYAGTHLGIDTSTADMIAERLPWRQAFREYRELFPQLDHTLLAVIDAPDADHADDARDALYGAALARPDLFSEVFAPGSDVFFRRNALLYLEQHELEDLSDRLSQVQPFLARLARDPTAAGLFNTLGNALTIDGPEIDVTPLLGDIADVVESVSAGQPEPLSWQALMAGPDNAASRRSVVILRPRLDFSQLQPAHEAIAMVRAQQQVISTALPGDISIRLTGPVALEYEELASVSKGTRNAGLLALLTVLIILYAGLRSTGMVFAVLTTLIGGLLATAAFAAAAVGALNLISIAFAVLYVGLGVDFAIHYCLRYREACGNGADRQTALIESSGDVGTSLVLCALTTSIGFFAFFPTTFRGVSELGIISGIGMYISLLLSLTLLPALLRVLPSPAAGKSGSGAVAVIENLSRKRWLLPVAALASAAAVATLPLMTFDSDPLNLRDPASESVATFRELLDDPLYSPRTLSLVAVDAEVAQGIRQQAMRLSAVTQVRSIDDFVPGRQPQKLQVIEDIAWLVGPDLQPVAVSHADDGRTRAAIGRLMQALAGRDGPAQRLREALAQVDVQQFPVLDAMLTGSLPRRLQALDDGLAAERVSLETLPEQLRERWVSADGRQRIELRSDRPPAEFVKAVRTVLPQATGLPVVQLEAGSAVVGAFRQAFATALVVIGVILFMLLRDWRQVLAVLLPMLAAAAFTVAAMAGAGQSFNFANVIALPLLLGVGVDNGIHMVHRWRSTGVNLLRSSTTRAILFSALTTIASFGNLAFSTHPGSASMGKVLATGMLFTTVSTIVLIPALLHRLRR
- a CDS encoding NAD-dependent epimerase/dehydratase family protein is translated as MNSLVTGATGFIGSAVARALLTAGHRVRVMIRATSDRRNIDGLDVEIVEADLLDPDSLLHAVVGMDYVFHVAADYRLWVPDPEQLYRINVTGTRALLEAARLADVQRVVFTSSVATLGLNADGTPADESTPVSIDDMIGHYKRSKFLGEELALEAAAAGLDVVIVNPSAPVGPRDIKPTPTGQMIIDAASGRMPVYVNTGLNIVHVDDVAHGHLLAASAGLSGRRYILGCENMSLADIIGTVAKMAGKRSPRFRIPVAAVMPVAYVAEGIARLTGRAPAVTVDGVRLARKHMYFSSQRAADELGYQPRPALDALRDAVEWFRLNGYLH
- the mvaD gene encoding diphosphomevalonate decarboxylase yields the protein MVPAERVPALSQATARAHPNIALVKYWGKRDVDLNLPAVGSISVTLDSLCTTTTVRFDAGLDQDEFRLDGVCDDAATKRVSACLDLLRGLAGNTMRAEISSTNNFPTAAGLASSASGFAALVTAAAAALGLELRREKLSELARRGSGSAARSLFGGFVELHHGDQADGSDCVAEPLLDAGDWPLAVTVGVISRAAKGTGSTDGMELTRHTSPYYRQWVDGQAGDLAAARTAIEQRDFARLADISEYSCLKMHALALAAQPGLLYWHPATVAGIHRVRELRRKGHAVFFTIDAGPQLKVISLPDEVDTVSSALRDLDGVVDVLHTGLGAGAQVID
- a CDS encoding squalene/phytoene synthase family protein, with protein sequence MNEPQPALQPDPPAAPVSGADVALQDELLPGVSRTFALTIPQLPEKLRVPVTNAYLLCRIADTIEDEPALSPQQKRHFHARFVAAMRGDESASQFAGELHPLLSAATIDAERELILHSPQVLHTTRALPPRQRAALERCVAIMCEGMPQFQHEQKQDGLASLREMERYCYFVAGVVGEMLTELFCDYSDDIELRREELMSLAVAFGQGLQMTNILKDIWEDRDRNACWLPRDVFDEAGVDISDMDDAEAGSFGEAINELIGVAHGCLRNALQYTQLIPSAETGIRRFCLWAIGMAVLTLRKIHRNPGFSAGQEVKISRRAVRTTILTTNLAVRSNAALNMAFDLAARGLPLADRERYEALTGG
- a CDS encoding hydroxymethylglutaryl-CoA reductase, degradative, yielding MQTSRIPRFYKMSVPERVRAVRDVGVLNREDYRALSSGDHLLTVNRADKMIENVIGVMGLPVGLGLNFVINGKEYVVPLVVEEPSIVAALSSAAKLVRQSGGFEVESTDPILIGQIQVVDLQHPARARQALLDNKQEILNLANSLHPNMVARGGGAKDMEVVIHAGASEQLGDMVVAHLLVDTRDAMGANLVNTMCEGVASLVEKITGGQVFLRILSNLADRSLVKGYCSIPVENLSGKGFDGEQVRDGIILASEFAAADPYRAATHNKGVMNGIDAVALATGNDWRAIEAGAHAYAARGTHYASLSRWSRGEDGALLGQIEIPLKVGIVGGPLESNPTVAMNMRMLNVQGARELAEVMGAVGLAQNFSALRALATEGIQAGHMTLHARSVATAAGAPPEAFDTVVERLIESGTIKIWKARELVDQVANQSIPGDNSGFQQVEAKDAKAGNGKIIFLGEHSVVYGRHAIAAPVELAVQARVHDCDDGVHLVVPRWGVEYRMHQEADKRRSFEKPAGLILDKLGLSGQAMRIEVYPNVPRAMGLGGSAATAVAIIRALDDHFSLGLDENEVNRLAYESEKVAHGIPSGIDNTVATFGKTLLFRRGDPPLTQELNLPHKIPVVIAMSGVESLTAKMVARVRAAWENNQSLYERIFDEIDALTLQAVDALNNNDIQQLGELMNINQGLLNALQVSCWELEELIQIARENGASGAKLTGGGGGGSIIAVCPDDPQRVVKAIRDAGYQAMEVEIG